A region from the Pseudonocardia petroleophila genome encodes:
- a CDS encoding amidohydrolase family protein, whose protein sequence is MGRPAPPRRDGPRRGDPPGGLAGPGGDGARGRGPRVRPRPERRDRGGLRRVRGPAARLACLPLHDARAAVAELDRSRAAGLLGVEIGTRVGERDLDDPSLDPVWAALAATGSAVLVHPVDEGRGVLRRTGPPYDLGLGMLADTALAAGALVFGGVLERHPDLRVALAHGCGAFPWAYPRLRVAAARGGVTGDPARRDELVRLLYADTLVFDDEHLRLLVHRFGPGRLLLGSDAPFFPDQMALSIASVERARSAAVLPPGVDLTANALAYLGLPGPG, encoded by the coding sequence GTGGGACGTCCCGCGCCGCCTCGCCGAGATGGACCTCGCCGGGGTGACCCACCAGGTGGTCTCGCCGGTCCCGGTGGCGATGGAGCACGCGGTCGGGGACCCCGCGTACGCCCGCGCCCGGAACGACGCGATCGTGGCGGCCTGCGCCGCGTCCGGGGGCCGGCTGCTCGGCTGGCCTGCCTGCCGCTGCACGACGCCCGCGCCGCGGTCGCCGAGCTCGACCGCAGCCGCGCCGCGGGCCTGCTCGGCGTCGAGATCGGCACGCGGGTGGGGGAGCGCGACCTCGACGACCCGTCGCTCGACCCCGTGTGGGCCGCGCTCGCCGCCACCGGCAGCGCGGTGCTCGTCCACCCCGTCGACGAGGGACGCGGCGTCCTGCGCCGCACCGGCCCGCCCTACGACCTGGGGCTGGGCATGCTCGCCGACACCGCGCTCGCGGCGGGCGCTCTCGTGTTCGGCGGGGTGCTGGAGCGGCACCCGGACCTGCGGGTGGCCCTGGCCCACGGCTGCGGCGCGTTCCCGTGGGCCTACCCGCGGCTGCGCGTGGCCGCCGCCCGCGGGGGCGTCACGGGGGACCCGGCGCGCCGGGACGAGCTGGTCCGCCTGCTCTACGCCGACACCCTCGTCTTCGACGACGAGCACCTGCGCCTGCTCGTGCACCGCTTCGGCCCCGGCCGCCTGCTGCTGGGCAGCGACGCCCCGTTCTTCCCCGACCAGATGGCGCTGTCGATCGCGTCGGTCGAGCGGGCGCGGAGCGCAGCGGTGCTCCCGCCGGGCGTCGACCTCACCGCCAACGCGCTCGCCTACCTGGGGCTGCCCGGCCCGGGCTGA
- a CDS encoding cytochrome P450, translating into MTATLLPTSDADPFGPEVLEDPLPFHADLRDAGPVVHLSRYDVYAMGRYEHVHAALRDWQGFQSGAGVGLSNFRTEPPWRPPSLLLESDPPRHDAPRRVLAGILAPRELRRLRERWSAVADELVDALLAAGDEFDAVPKLAEAFPLRVFPDAVGIPDEGRENLLPYGDFLFNAFGPHNDLVAAAAHRAPELGAWVNAQCARDVLAPDGFGARIWAAADRGEITAEQAPLVVRSLLSAGVDTTVQALATVLHAFATHPEHWRRLRAEPQLARVAFDEAIRWGSPVQTFFRTATTDVRVGDAVIPDGKKILMFLASANHDPRRWTDPEAFDLSRDPSGHLGFGFGIHQCVGQHVARLEAECLLDALARRVATIEIAGPTRRHHNNTMRAWGSLPMRVG; encoded by the coding sequence GTGACCGCCACCCTGCTCCCGACCAGCGACGCCGACCCGTTCGGCCCCGAGGTCCTCGAGGACCCGCTGCCGTTCCACGCCGACCTGCGCGACGCCGGCCCGGTCGTGCACCTGAGCCGCTACGACGTCTACGCGATGGGCCGCTACGAGCACGTCCACGCGGCGCTGCGCGACTGGCAGGGCTTCCAGTCCGGGGCGGGTGTCGGGCTGTCGAACTTCCGCACCGAGCCGCCGTGGCGCCCGCCGAGCCTGCTGCTGGAGTCCGACCCGCCCCGGCACGACGCCCCGCGCCGCGTGCTGGCCGGGATCCTCGCACCGCGCGAGCTGCGCCGGCTGCGCGAGCGGTGGAGCGCGGTCGCCGACGAGCTCGTCGACGCCCTGCTCGCCGCGGGCGACGAGTTCGACGCCGTGCCCAAGCTCGCCGAGGCGTTCCCGCTGCGGGTCTTCCCCGACGCCGTCGGCATCCCCGACGAGGGGCGCGAGAACCTGCTGCCCTACGGCGACTTCCTGTTCAACGCCTTCGGCCCGCACAACGACCTCGTCGCCGCCGCCGCGCACCGGGCGCCCGAGCTGGGGGCGTGGGTGAACGCGCAGTGCGCCCGCGACGTCCTCGCCCCCGACGGCTTCGGCGCCCGGATCTGGGCCGCGGCCGACCGCGGGGAGATCACCGCGGAGCAGGCGCCGCTCGTCGTGCGCTCCCTGCTCTCCGCGGGCGTCGACACCACCGTGCAGGCCCTCGCCACCGTGCTGCACGCGTTCGCGACGCACCCCGAGCATTGGCGGCGCCTGCGCGCCGAGCCGCAGCTCGCCCGCGTGGCGTTCGACGAGGCGATCCGCTGGGGCTCGCCGGTGCAGACGTTCTTCCGCACCGCCACCACCGACGTCCGTGTGGGCGACGCGGTGATCCCGGACGGGAAGAAGATCCTCATGTTCCTGGCCTCGGCCAACCACGACCCCCGCCGCTGGACCGACCCGGAGGCCTTCGACCTGTCCCGCGACCCGTCGGGCCACCTCGGCTTCGGCTTCGGGATCCACCAGTGCGTCGGGCAGCACGTCGCGCGGCTGGAGGCGGAGTGCCTGCTCGACGCACTCGCCCGCCGCGTCGCGACGATCGAGATCGCGGGCCCGACCCGGCGCCACCACAACAACACGATGCGGGCGTGGGGATCACTGCCGATGCGGGTCGGCTGA
- a CDS encoding PDR/VanB family oxidoreductase codes for MTAADATRAGDALRVTAKDVAADGVVVLTLAHPGGARLADWTPGAHIDLHLPDGTTRQYSLCGDRFDARTYRVGVLREPAGRGGSAYVHDVLAVGDVVGVGGPRNNFPLVPSERYLFVAGGIGITPLLPMVRQADLLGADWTLVYGGRRRGSMAFLDELESHGDRVHVLPEDRHGRLDLPRWLGEPREGVAVYCCGPGPLLDAVESACAGWPEHALRTERFVAREQGAPVRDRPFDVVLARTGATVSVGPDRTVLDAVRDAGVDVLSSCRQGTCGTCETEVLEGTPDHRDSLLRDDERAAGDCMFLCVSRSCSDRLVLDL; via the coding sequence GTGACGGCTGCAGACGCGACGCGGGCGGGTGACGCGCTCCGCGTGACGGCGAAGGACGTCGCCGCCGACGGCGTGGTCGTCCTGACCCTCGCCCACCCGGGCGGCGCGCGGTTGGCGGACTGGACGCCGGGCGCGCACATCGACCTCCACCTGCCCGACGGCACGACCCGGCAGTACTCCCTGTGCGGCGACCGGTTCGACGCCCGCACCTACCGCGTCGGGGTGCTCCGCGAACCGGCCGGGCGCGGCGGGTCCGCCTACGTGCACGACGTGCTCGCGGTCGGCGACGTCGTCGGCGTCGGCGGCCCGCGCAACAACTTCCCGCTCGTGCCCTCGGAGCGCTACCTGTTCGTCGCGGGCGGCATCGGGATCACGCCGCTGCTGCCGATGGTCCGCCAGGCCGACCTGCTCGGCGCGGACTGGACGCTGGTCTACGGCGGCCGGCGCCGCGGGTCGATGGCGTTCCTCGACGAGCTGGAGTCCCACGGCGACCGGGTGCACGTGCTCCCCGAGGACCGCCACGGCCGCCTCGACCTGCCGCGCTGGCTGGGCGAGCCGCGCGAGGGCGTCGCGGTCTACTGCTGCGGCCCCGGCCCGCTGCTCGACGCGGTGGAGTCGGCGTGCGCCGGGTGGCCCGAGCACGCGCTGCGCACCGAGCGGTTCGTCGCGCGGGAGCAGGGCGCGCCCGTCCGCGACCGGCCGTTCGACGTCGTACTCGCCCGCACCGGCGCCACCGTCTCGGTGGGACCGGACCGGACGGTCCTCGACGCCGTGCGCGACGCCGGGGTCGACGTCCTGTCGTCGTGCCGCCAGGGCACCTGCGGCACCTGCGAGACCGAGGTGCTGGAGGGGACGCCCGACCACCGCGACTCGCTGCTGCGCGACGACGAGCGGGCGGCGGGCGACTGCATGTTCCTGTGCGTCTCGCGCTCGTGCTCCGACCGACTCGTGCTCGACCTGTAG
- a CDS encoding IclR family transcriptional regulator, with translation MQGRRSGPGESVLTRAVRILDAFGPDDRTLRVSDIAARSGLHLATASRLVAELVEHGLLARDPDRRVRVGVRLWELAMRASPTLSLRDAAMPFLEDLHAVVGHHVQLGVRDGSEVLFVERLSAPGSVINYTRIAGRLPLHASSSGLVLLAHAPHDVQESVLAGPLRRYTAQTITTADRLRRTLADVRRDGFVLCPGHIHDDALGVAVPVADGARRVVAALAAVVPNDDSGRAVVPVLRAAARGISRSLPLTE, from the coding sequence GTGCAGGGTCGGCGGTCGGGGCCCGGCGAGTCGGTGCTCACGCGCGCCGTCCGGATCCTCGACGCGTTCGGCCCGGACGACCGGACCCTGCGGGTCTCCGACATCGCCGCCCGGTCGGGCCTGCACCTGGCCACGGCGTCGCGGCTGGTCGCCGAGCTCGTCGAGCACGGGCTGCTGGCCCGTGACCCGGACCGGCGGGTCCGGGTCGGCGTCCGGCTGTGGGAGCTGGCGATGCGCGCGTCGCCGACGCTGTCGCTGCGCGACGCCGCCATGCCGTTCCTGGAGGACCTGCACGCCGTCGTCGGGCACCACGTCCAGCTCGGCGTGCGCGACGGCAGCGAGGTCCTGTTCGTCGAGCGGCTCAGCGCGCCCGGCTCGGTGATCAACTACACCCGGATCGCGGGCCGGCTGCCGCTGCACGCGTCGTCGTCGGGGCTGGTGCTGCTCGCCCACGCCCCGCACGACGTGCAGGAGTCGGTGCTGGCCGGGCCGCTGCGCCGCTACACCGCGCAGACGATCACCACCGCGGACCGGTTGCGCCGGACGCTGGCCGACGTCCGCCGCGACGGGTTCGTCCTGTGCCCCGGCCACATCCACGACGACGCGCTCGGCGTCGCCGTCCCCGTCGCCGACGGGGCGCGGCGGGTCGTCGCGGCGCTCGCGGCCGTCGTGCCCAACGACGACTCCGGGCGGGCCGTGGTGCCCGTCCTGCGGGCGGCGGCGCGCGGGATCTCCCGGAGCCTGCCTCTCACTGAGTGA
- a CDS encoding enoyl-CoA hydratase/isomerase family protein, with protein sequence MSTPDTAPVRIERDGDLAVVVLDRPPLNLFDESVFAGFEDAVAQLVGLTAPGRPDRARGVLVEARGKVVSAGVQVQAFGEIAEGPDPVGRGTALWARLIRVAQTIEELPVPTVFAAHGLTLTAAFEIALACDLLLAAEGASFGLVEIVVGLTPSMGGPQRLAERAGPARAKELVFTGERYPASVLREWGVVNRVLPDDGFAAAAREFTQRITAGPTVAHAATKTLVTTAVRDGVRAADAVLPAVSGPLFGTDDLRGAVASFLADGPGRATYQGR encoded by the coding sequence ATGAGCACCCCCGACACCGCCCCGGTCCGGATCGAGCGCGACGGCGACCTCGCCGTCGTCGTCCTGGACCGCCCCCCGCTCAACCTGTTCGACGAGAGCGTGTTCGCGGGGTTCGAGGACGCCGTCGCGCAGCTGGTCGGGCTGACGGCACCGGGCCGGCCCGACCGGGCCCGCGGCGTGCTGGTCGAGGCCCGCGGCAAGGTCGTCTCCGCCGGGGTGCAGGTGCAGGCGTTCGGCGAGATCGCGGAGGGCCCGGACCCGGTCGGACGGGGCACCGCCCTGTGGGCCCGGCTGATCCGGGTCGCGCAGACGATCGAGGAGCTGCCGGTCCCCACCGTCTTCGCCGCGCACGGGCTGACCCTGACCGCGGCCTTCGAGATCGCGCTGGCCTGCGACCTGCTGCTGGCCGCCGAGGGGGCGTCGTTCGGGCTGGTGGAGATCGTCGTCGGGCTCACCCCGTCGATGGGCGGGCCGCAGCGCCTCGCCGAGCGGGCCGGCCCCGCCCGGGCGAAGGAGCTGGTGTTCACCGGCGAGCGCTACCCGGCGTCGGTGCTGCGGGAGTGGGGCGTGGTGAACCGGGTGCTGCCCGACGACGGCTTCGCCGCGGCGGCGCGGGAGTTCACGCAGCGGATCACGGCCGGCCCCACGGTGGCGCACGCGGCCACGAAGACGCTCGTCACCACCGCGGTGCGCGACGGGGTGCGCGCGGCCGACGCGGTGCTGCCCGCGGTGTCGGGCCCGCTGTTCGGCACCGACGACCTGCGGGGTGCGGTGGCGTCCTTCCTGGCCGACGGGCCGGGCCGGGCGACCTACCAGGGCCGCTGA
- the fahA gene encoding fumarylacetoacetase, translated as MIADPEGFGLDNLPYGVYSVGSAAPRVGVRLGDAVVDVAAVLDDDVFAAPSLNPFLAQGPARWAEVRARLTDLLAGHVPASARHPVGSVALHLPFEVADYVDFYASEHHATNLGRLFRPDSEPLMPNWKHLPVGYHGRAGTVVVSGTEIVRPCGQRRAPADDAPTYGPSARLDIEAEFGFVVGAGSRLGERIGVDAFADHVFGAVLVNDWSARDLQAWEYVPLGPHLGKSFATSVSPWVVPLAALHDARVPLPAQDPEPLPYLRGREPWGLDVEMVVEWNGEEVSRPPYREMYWSPAQMLAHLTVNGASARTGDLFASGTVSGPQRHQRGAFIELTWGGREPVTVAGEERTFLLDGDEVTISATAPGAGGGRISFGAVTGTVRPAR; from the coding sequence GTGATCGCCGATCCCGAGGGGTTCGGGCTCGACAACCTGCCCTACGGCGTCTACTCGGTCGGGTCCGCGGCGCCGCGCGTCGGGGTCCGGCTGGGGGACGCGGTCGTCGACGTCGCCGCGGTCCTGGACGACGACGTGTTCGCCGCGCCGTCGCTCAACCCGTTCCTCGCCCAGGGCCCCGCGCGCTGGGCGGAGGTCCGGGCGCGGCTCACCGACCTCCTCGCCGGCCACGTCCCCGCGTCGGCGCGGCACCCGGTGGGGTCCGTCGCGCTGCACCTGCCGTTCGAGGTGGCCGACTACGTCGACTTCTACGCCTCCGAGCACCACGCGACGAACCTCGGGCGGCTGTTCCGGCCCGACTCCGAGCCGCTCATGCCGAACTGGAAGCACCTCCCGGTCGGCTACCACGGCCGCGCGGGCACGGTGGTGGTCTCCGGCACGGAGATCGTCCGGCCGTGCGGGCAGCGCAGGGCGCCCGCCGACGACGCACCGACCTACGGCCCGAGCGCCCGGCTCGACATCGAGGCCGAGTTCGGGTTCGTCGTCGGGGCCGGGTCCCGGCTGGGCGAGCGGATCGGCGTCGACGCGTTCGCCGACCACGTCTTCGGCGCGGTCCTGGTCAACGACTGGTCGGCGCGCGACCTGCAGGCCTGGGAGTACGTGCCGCTCGGCCCGCACCTGGGCAAGAGCTTCGCGACGTCGGTCTCGCCGTGGGTGGTGCCGCTCGCGGCGCTGCACGACGCGCGCGTCCCACTGCCGGCACAGGATCCGGAACCGCTGCCGTACCTGCGCGGCCGCGAGCCGTGGGGGCTCGACGTCGAGATGGTCGTGGAGTGGAACGGCGAGGAGGTCTCGCGGCCGCCGTACCGCGAGATGTACTGGTCCCCGGCGCAGATGCTCGCCCACCTCACGGTCAACGGCGCCTCCGCGCGCACCGGCGACCTGTTCGCCTCCGGCACGGTCTCCGGGCCGCAGCGGCACCAGCGCGGTGCGTTCATCGAGCTGACCTGGGGCGGGCGGGAGCCCGTCACCGTGGCGGGGGAGGAGCGCACGTTCCTGCTCGACGGCGACGAGGTGACGATCTCCGCGACCGCGCCGGGGGCGGGCGGGGGCCGGATCTCCTTCGGGGCGGTGACCGGGACGGTCCGGCCCGCGCGCTGA
- a CDS encoding homogentisate 1,2-dioxygenase codes for MAHYRRAGEIPPKRHTQHRTPEGGLYYEELMGEEGFSSDSSLLYHRGIPSAIVDATVWDVGDLTTTPNAPLVPRHLKLHDLFDDDAWKALDAVTGRRLVLGNTDVRLSYVVAGEASPLYRNAVGDECVYVESGTAVVETVFGSLDARQGDYVVLPRATTHRWVPTGSEPLRLYAIEANSHIAPPKRYLSRYGQLLEHSPYCERDLHGPVGPLLVEGTDVEVLVKHRGGSGITGTRYVVPTHPFDVVGWDGCLYPYTFNIGDFEPITGRVHQPPPAHQVFEGGNFVICNFVPRKVDYHPLSIPVPYYHANVDSDEIMFYCGGDYEARKGSGIGQGSISVHPGGHSHGPQPGATERSIGAEHFDELAVMVDTFRPLELGEGGRAVDDGTYAWSWSGRGPA; via the coding sequence ATGGCGCACTACAGGCGAGCCGGTGAGATCCCGCCCAAGCGGCACACCCAGCACCGCACGCCCGAGGGCGGCCTGTACTACGAGGAGCTGATGGGGGAGGAGGGGTTCTCCTCGGACTCCTCGCTGCTCTACCACCGCGGCATCCCCTCGGCGATCGTCGACGCCACCGTGTGGGACGTCGGCGACCTCACCACCACGCCGAACGCCCCGCTGGTGCCGCGGCACCTGAAGCTGCACGACCTGTTCGACGACGACGCGTGGAAGGCCCTCGACGCCGTGACCGGCCGCCGGCTCGTCCTGGGCAACACCGACGTCCGGCTGTCCTACGTCGTGGCGGGGGAGGCGAGCCCGCTCTACCGCAACGCCGTCGGCGACGAGTGCGTGTACGTCGAGTCCGGCACCGCGGTCGTCGAGACGGTCTTCGGCTCCCTCGACGCGCGGCAGGGCGACTACGTGGTCCTGCCCCGCGCCACCACCCACCGCTGGGTGCCGACGGGCAGCGAGCCGCTGCGGCTCTACGCGATCGAGGCCAACTCGCACATCGCCCCGCCGAAGCGCTACCTCTCGCGCTACGGGCAGCTCCTGGAGCACTCCCCGTACTGCGAGCGCGACCTGCACGGCCCCGTCGGGCCGCTGCTCGTCGAGGGCACCGACGTGGAGGTGCTGGTCAAGCACCGCGGGGGCTCCGGGATCACCGGCACCCGCTACGTCGTGCCGACGCACCCGTTCGACGTCGTGGGCTGGGACGGCTGCCTCTACCCGTACACGTTCAACATCGGCGACTTCGAGCCGATCACCGGCCGGGTGCACCAGCCGCCGCCCGCGCACCAGGTGTTCGAGGGCGGCAACTTCGTGATCTGCAACTTCGTGCCGCGCAAGGTCGACTACCACCCGCTGTCGATCCCGGTGCCCTACTACCACGCCAACGTCGACTCCGACGAGATCATGTTCTACTGCGGCGGCGACTACGAGGCCCGCAAGGGCTCCGGGATCGGGCAGGGCTCGATCAGCGTGCACCCCGGCGGGCACAGCCACGGCCCGCAGCCCGGCGCCACGGAGCGCTCGATCGGCGCGGAGCACTTCGACGAGCTCGCCGTCATGGTCGACACGTTCCGCCCTCTGGAGCTGGGCGAGGGCGGCCGGGCCGTCGACGACGGGACCTACGCGTGGAGCTGGTCGGGACGGGGCCCCGCGTGA
- a CDS encoding FAD-dependent monooxygenase, producing MTIPTWPHPPVAVLGAGPVGQTTALLLARRGVPTVVLDRRARRDAVGSKAICQQRDVLDVWESVGVGRRIADEGVTWTTARTFHRDAELFSYAFAEPGSPAFPPFVNLSQTRTEEILDEAIAREPLVDLRWDHDVVHVDQDADGVTLRCAGGAEVRAPYLVACGGARSEELRALLGVAFDGHTFDDRFLICDIRADLPAWATERRFHFDPSWNPGRQVLIHPCPDSTFRIDWQVPADYDLDAEVASGALDTRIRRIVGDVDYTIVWKSVYRFHSRCVDRMRCGRVLIAGDAAHLVSPFGARGLNSGVADAENAAWKIAYVGHGWAPEHLLETYHDERHAAARENIAVTTATMDFLVPPDEARARHRAEVLAGAAADPAVRARVDSGRLAEPFWYVDSPLTTPSADRPFTGRPPRGQVPPAGPGVLLPDAPVTVPGGRIRALARDGFLLLTADAGPGPADAVAGAGGPVRVLALPDVDPDGTLGAALAARPGEVWVVRPDAHVAAVLVDPTAGQITAALHRAVAHTPSPEEESHDGALQASR from the coding sequence ATGACCATCCCGACCTGGCCCCACCCGCCCGTCGCCGTCCTCGGCGCGGGCCCGGTCGGGCAGACCACCGCCCTGCTGCTGGCCCGCCGGGGCGTGCCGACCGTCGTGCTCGACCGGCGCGCCCGGCGCGACGCCGTCGGGTCCAAGGCGATCTGCCAGCAGCGCGACGTCCTCGACGTCTGGGAGTCCGTCGGCGTCGGCCGCCGGATCGCCGACGAGGGCGTCACCTGGACGACCGCGCGCACCTTCCACCGCGACGCCGAGCTGTTCAGCTACGCCTTCGCCGAGCCCGGGAGCCCGGCGTTCCCGCCGTTCGTCAACCTCTCCCAGACCCGCACCGAGGAGATCCTCGACGAGGCCATCGCCCGGGAACCGCTCGTCGACCTGCGCTGGGACCACGACGTGGTCCACGTCGACCAGGACGCCGACGGCGTGACGCTGCGCTGCGCCGGCGGCGCCGAGGTCCGCGCGCCCTACCTGGTCGCCTGCGGCGGGGCCCGGAGCGAGGAGCTGCGTGCCCTGCTGGGCGTCGCGTTCGACGGCCACACCTTCGACGACCGGTTCCTCATCTGCGACATCCGCGCCGACCTCCCCGCGTGGGCCACCGAGCGCCGGTTCCACTTCGACCCGTCCTGGAACCCCGGGCGGCAGGTGCTGATCCACCCCTGCCCGGACTCGACGTTCCGGATCGACTGGCAGGTCCCGGCCGACTACGACCTCGACGCCGAGGTCGCGTCCGGCGCACTGGACACGCGGATCCGGCGGATCGTCGGCGACGTCGACTACACGATCGTCTGGAAGTCGGTGTACCGGTTCCACTCCCGCTGCGTCGACCGGATGCGCTGCGGCCGCGTCCTCATCGCCGGGGACGCCGCGCACCTGGTGTCGCCGTTCGGGGCTCGCGGGCTCAACTCCGGCGTCGCCGACGCCGAGAACGCGGCCTGGAAGATCGCCTACGTCGGGCACGGCTGGGCGCCGGAGCACCTGCTGGAGACCTACCACGACGAGCGGCACGCGGCGGCGCGGGAGAACATCGCCGTCACCACCGCGACGATGGACTTCCTGGTCCCGCCGGACGAGGCCAGGGCCCGGCACCGCGCCGAGGTGCTGGCCGGGGCGGCGGCCGATCCCGCGGTCCGGGCCCGTGTCGACTCGGGCCGGCTGGCGGAGCCGTTCTGGTACGTCGACTCGCCGTTGACCACGCCGAGCGCCGACCGGCCGTTCACCGGGCGCCCGCCCCGCGGACAGGTGCCGCCGGCGGGTCCGGGCGTCCTGCTGCCCGACGCCCCGGTCACCGTGCCGGGCGGGCGGATCCGGGCGCTGGCCCGTGACGGGTTCCTGCTGCTCACCGCCGACGCCGGGCCGGGCCCCGCGGACGCGGTGGCGGGGGCCGGCGGCCCGGTCCGCGTGCTCGCCCTGCCCGACGTCGACCCGGATGGCACGCTCGGGGCGGCGCTGGCCGCGCGGCCGGGCGAGGTGTGGGTCGTCCGACCGGACGCGCACGTCGCCGCCGTGCTCGTCGACCCGACCGCAGGACAGATCACCGCGGCGCTGCACCGCGCCGTCGCGCACACCCCGTCACCGGAGGAGGAGAGCCACGATGGCGCACTACAGGCGAGCCGGTGA
- a CDS encoding MBL fold metallo-hydrolase yields the protein MAKPFASSADTAAKEQTLEVLADGVYALTAEGDPNIGAIEGEDFLVCFEALATPVAAAKWLATLRTHTDKPVRYLVLSHYHAVRVLGASAFDAEVIVAHENTRALVAERGKQDWASEFARMPRLADGADSVPGLTWPTLTFSDRLTIDLGGDRGELVLQHHGRGHTEGDITAWLPRHRILFAGDLVEAEAALYTGDAFHREWTTGTLDRVAALGAEQLVGGRGDVSRGRAEVDAAIAKTRGFLDVLLREVGAVQGRGGTLKEAFEATHAALVDDYGSWPIFEHCLPFDVSRVWDELAGVERPVIWTAERDQEVWAQLQG from the coding sequence ATGGCCAAGCCGTTCGCCTCGTCCGCCGACACCGCGGCCAAGGAGCAGACCCTCGAGGTCCTCGCCGACGGCGTCTACGCCCTCACCGCCGAGGGCGACCCGAACATCGGGGCGATCGAGGGGGAGGACTTCCTGGTCTGCTTCGAGGCGCTCGCCACGCCGGTCGCGGCGGCGAAGTGGCTCGCGACCCTGCGCACCCACACCGACAAGCCGGTCCGCTACCTCGTGCTGAGCCACTACCACGCGGTCCGCGTGCTGGGGGCCAGCGCGTTCGACGCCGAGGTGATCGTCGCGCACGAGAACACGCGCGCGCTCGTGGCGGAGCGCGGGAAGCAGGACTGGGCGAGCGAGTTCGCGCGGATGCCGCGCCTGGCCGACGGGGCCGACTCCGTACCCGGCCTGACCTGGCCCACGCTGACGTTCTCCGACCGGCTCACCATCGACCTCGGCGGCGACCGCGGTGAGCTGGTCCTGCAGCACCACGGCCGCGGCCACACCGAGGGCGACATCACCGCATGGCTGCCCCGGCACCGGATCCTCTTCGCGGGCGACCTGGTGGAGGCCGAGGCCGCGCTCTACACCGGCGACGCGTTCCACCGGGAGTGGACCACCGGCACGCTGGACCGGGTCGCGGCACTGGGCGCCGAGCAGCTCGTCGGCGGACGCGGGGACGTGAGCCGGGGACGCGCGGAGGTCGACGCGGCGATCGCGAAGACCCGCGGCTTCCTCGACGTCCTGCTGCGCGAGGTCGGCGCCGTGCAGGGGCGCGGCGGCACGCTGAAGGAGGCCTTCGAGGCCACCCACGCGGCCCTGGTCGACGACTACGGCAGCTGGCCGATCTTCGAGCACTGCCTCCCGTTCGACGTCTCCCGCGTCTGGGACGAGCTCGCCGGCGTGGAGCGGCCCGTCATCTGGACCGCCGAACGCGACCAGGAGGTCTGGGCGCAGCTGCAGGGCTGA
- a CDS encoding methionyl-tRNA formyltransferase yields the protein MRVVAFGYMTWGRRTIEAVLAAGHEVPLIVTHQDSDNAYEKIFNESVAELAAEHRIPVLVRDRAVDDEVRAAIAAADADVMVVSNWRTWLPPEVFTIPRLGTLNVHDALLPAYAGFAPLNWALINDEPEVGVTAHMMNAEFDAGDVVLQRSTAITDDDTVVDLFDRTLAMFGPITVDALELIGSGRTDWAPQDRRAASYFHRRTEEENRIDFGWSARELFNLVRAQVDPYPNAYCFHGARRLRILRAGVTATPYGGTPGRIFIRDGQGVVVVAGADARRGRNPGLRIDRLRLDDGTELTGVEYFTRMGGYLTSHPAPEA from the coding sequence ATGCGCGTCGTCGCGTTCGGGTACATGACCTGGGGCCGCCGGACCATCGAGGCGGTGCTCGCCGCGGGGCACGAGGTGCCGTTGATCGTGACCCACCAGGACAGCGACAACGCCTACGAGAAGATCTTCAACGAGTCGGTGGCCGAGCTCGCCGCTGAGCACCGCATCCCGGTGCTGGTCCGCGACCGGGCGGTCGACGACGAGGTCCGGGCCGCGATCGCCGCCGCCGATGCCGACGTCATGGTCGTGTCGAACTGGCGGACGTGGCTGCCGCCGGAGGTCTTCACGATCCCGCGGCTGGGCACCCTCAACGTCCACGACGCCCTGCTGCCCGCCTACGCGGGCTTCGCGCCGCTGAACTGGGCGCTGATCAACGACGAGCCCGAGGTCGGCGTCACCGCACACATGATGAACGCCGAGTTCGACGCGGGCGACGTCGTGCTGCAGCGGTCCACGGCGATCACCGACGACGACACGGTCGTCGACCTGTTCGACCGGACGCTCGCGATGTTCGGCCCGATCACCGTCGACGCGCTGGAGCTGATCGGGTCCGGCCGCACCGACTGGGCGCCCCAGGACCGCCGCGCGGCCTCCTACTTCCACCGCCGCACCGAGGAGGAGAACCGGATCGACTTCGGCTGGAGCGCCCGGGAGCTGTTCAACCTCGTGCGCGCCCAGGTTGACCCGTACCCCAACGCCTACTGCTTCCACGGCGCGCGACGGCTGCGGATCCTGCGCGCGGGCGTCACCGCGACGCCGTACGGCGGCACGCCGGGCCGGATCTTCATCCGCGACGGCCAGGGGGTCGTCGTCGTGGCGGGGGCCGACGCCCGGCGCGGCCGCAACCCGGGCCTGCGCATCGACCGCCTGCGCCTCGACGATGGCACCGAGCTCACCGGCGTCGAGTACTTCACGCGCATGGGCGGCTATCTGACCTCGCACCCCGCCCCGGAGGCGTGA